In a single window of the Pseudomonadota bacterium genome:
- a CDS encoding FAD-binding protein: protein MKLESRIPEGPIESKWDNHRFKMKLINPANKRKYKIIVVGSGLAGGAAAATLGELGYRVECFFYQDSPRRAHSIAAQGGINAAKNYPNDGDSIYRLFYDTVKGGDYRAREANVYRLAQVSNNIIDQCVAQGVPFAREYGGTLENRSFGGAQVSRTFYARGQTGQQLLLGAYSALMRQVRAGTVKLFPRHEMLDLVVQDGRARGIVTRNMVTGEIKTHVGDAVALGTGGYGNTFYLSTNAKGCNVTAAFRAYRRGAGFANPCYTQIHPTCIPVHGDYQSKLTLMSESLRNDGRIWVPKKTGDARPPGQIPEGERDYYLERRYPSFGNL, encoded by the coding sequence ATGAAGCTGGAATCCAGAATCCCGGAAGGCCCTATCGAGTCGAAGTGGGACAACCACCGCTTCAAGATGAAGCTCATCAACCCGGCGAACAAGCGCAAGTACAAGATCATCGTGGTCGGATCCGGGCTCGCGGGCGGCGCGGCCGCGGCGACGCTCGGGGAGCTCGGCTACAGGGTCGAGTGCTTCTTCTACCAGGACAGCCCCAGGCGCGCGCACTCGATCGCGGCCCAGGGCGGCATCAACGCCGCCAAGAACTACCCGAACGACGGCGACTCGATCTACCGCCTGTTCTACGACACCGTGAAAGGCGGCGACTACAGGGCGCGCGAGGCGAACGTCTACAGGCTCGCGCAGGTGAGCAACAACATCATCGACCAGTGCGTCGCGCAGGGCGTGCCGTTCGCCCGCGAGTATGGCGGCACGCTCGAGAACCGGTCGTTCGGCGGCGCGCAGGTCTCGCGGACCTTCTACGCCCGCGGCCAGACCGGGCAGCAGCTCCTGCTCGGCGCGTACTCGGCGCTCATGCGCCAGGTGCGGGCCGGCACCGTGAAGCTCTTCCCGCGCCACGAGATGCTCGACCTCGTGGTGCAGGACGGCCGCGCGCGCGGCATCGTCACCCGGAACATGGTGACGGGCGAGATCAAGACGCACGTCGGCGACGCGGTGGCGCTCGGCACGGGCGGCTACGGCAACACCTTCTACCTGTCGACGAACGCGAAGGGCTGCAACGTGACCGCCGCGTTCCGCGCGTACAGGCGCGGCGCCGGCTTCGCGAACCCGTGCTACACGCAGATCCACCCGACGTGCATCCCGGTCCACGGCGACTACCAGTCCAAGCTGACGCTCATGAGCGAGTCGCTGCGGAACGACGGCCGCATCTGGGTGCCCAAGAAGACGGGCGACGCACGGCCGCCGGGGCAGATCCCGGAGGGGGAGCGCGACTACTACCTCGAGCGGCGCTACCCGAGCTTCGGCAACCT